DNA from Stegostoma tigrinum isolate sSteTig4 chromosome 8, sSteTig4.hap1, whole genome shotgun sequence:
tgtagatggcggaagtgtcggaggatgatgcattgtatccggaggttggtggggtggtgtgtgagaatgagggggatcctctttgggcggttgtggcgggggcggggtgtgagggatgtgttgcgggaaatgcgggagacgcggtcaagggcgaccccaccacccaagacacttttccatccccaccccgtctgctttccagagagaccactctctccgtgactcccttgttcgctccacactgccctccaaccccaccacacccggcaccttcccctgcaacagcaggaaatgccacacttgcccccacacctcctccctcacccctatcccaggccccaagatgacattccacattaagcagaggttcacctgcacatctgccaatgtggtatactgcatccactgtacccggtgtggcatcctctacattggggaaaccaagcggaggcttggggaccgctatgcagaacacctccgctcggttcgcaataaacaactgcacctcccagtcgcaaaccatttccactacccctcccattctttagatgacatgtccatcatgggcctcctgcagtgccacaatgatgccacccgaaggttgtaggaacagcaactcctattccgcttgggaaccctgcagcccaatggtatcaatgtggacatcaccagcttcaaaatctccccttcccccaccgcatcccaaaaccagcccagttcgtcccctccccccactgcaccacagaaccagcccagctcttcccctccacccactgcatctcaaaaccagtccaacctgtctctgcctccctaacctgttcttcctctcacccatccctttctcccaccccaagccacacctccatctcctacctactaacctccatcccacctccttgacctgtccgtcttcgctggactgacctatcccctccctacctccccacctatactctctccacgtatcttttctctccatcttcggtctgcctccccctctttccctatttattccagaatcctcacccaatccccctctctgatgaagggtctaggcccgaaacgtcagcttttgtgctcctgagatgctgctgggcctgctgtgttcatccagcctcacattttattatcttggattctccaacatctgcagatcccattatcactgatacatgtttttaaacttcaccccttgagcaatggcagacaaattTGTAATagtttaactttgatttcttcagTCCATGAACAGTTATTCAAGTTCTGAAACCTATAGTATCACATCACTTGGAAAAACAAGTCAGCAGTCCCTTGAAGCAGCTGCTGGAAAACTAGGACTCCCTCCTCTCCGCTCAGTTGAAGCTAAATAATTCAGCGTTACAAAATTAAAAACCCTGAAAAAGGACTTTACAAACCATGAAGGCAAAGTTCCTTCTCTAGTTCAAGCTTCCACCAGGAGAGGGGGAAACAACCTCTTGGCATCTACTGTTctcctgaattccaatgagtgtcGGCACGATCTTCTCAAACTCTACTTGTAAGTTAACTCCGTCATAACAGGAACTAGCTTCTCTTGCTGCTTCTAATGCAGGTATATCCATCCTCAAAGAGAATCAGAACTGTACATGGTACTTGAAGTGCAGTGTCACCAATGCTGTGTATAGTTGACTTTCTTACGTTCTCTGCACACCCTACTTGCTATAACTTGCATGCTAACTTGTAATTTTTGCACAAGAGCATCTATCTCCCTCTGTTACTAGAATTTCTGCACTcgctgtcttttttttttgctttcttcctgccttcttcctgccaaagtaaacaatgtttgttttttttaacgtTGGCATATTTTTGCTCGCTCACTCAATCTATCTAAATCTTTAGCAAATTTCCTTCTGTTTTCTTCACAGCGTACTTCCCTATCTTTCTTTAcgttgtctgcaaatttaatgACCATGCCCCCCCCTCCTCATAACAGTCATTGATCTAAGTTGTGGAAAGTTCAGGCTGCACAAATTTAGCTTTTGCCAGTTAGACCAATTCTTGCAGATTTGCCAACCAGTCAGTCTTCTGTTCATGTTAATATGTTGGCCTACACCAtgatcttttattttctgcaataaccttttgATCTGGCACTtaatcaaatgctttcttcaaaTCCAAATACAGTCTGTATACTACCTCCCCTTTACCCATGGcacatgttactccttcaaagaggTTTAATCGATTTATATTAGacatgatttttcttcacaaaatcatgctgactcttcttGATAACTCAGTTTTTATAAGTTCATAGATGTAACCATTTTAAAGATTAATTCTAATACCTTCCCTACAATGGACAGCAAGGTAAATGTCCAGCAGTTTCCTGTTAACTGTCTCCTTGTGAGGAGAGTGGTTCAGTTTGCAGTTTTGAGggaatttggaaaattaacaccaaagcATCCACTACGTCATTAGCAACCTACTTTTAAATGCCTAGGACGAAATCCATCTCTACCCGAAAACTTGTCTGTCCACAGCTCCATCACTTTGCTTTGTATCACATTCTTGTTGATAGTAATTGCATTAAGTTCTTCTCTCCATTCCAACTTCTGGTGGAATTTTTGTTGTATTCTCTATAATGATGATATAAAATACTTGTTAATGTAGGCCACCACTTCCTCATCTACTACTGCTAACTTTCCATTCTTACTGTCTGGAGGACCAGTACTCACTCTACACACACTATTCCTATTTAGTGCCTGAACAAACCtttttgctttctcttttgtACATTTGTAGCTAATTTTCCATCATACTTTAATTTCTTTGTTCTAAAATTTTGGattaaatcatagaattttatttacagaaggaggccattttgaCCCATTGCATCTGTACCAGGTCTCAGTAGACCTATGCAGCTAGTCCTATTCTCCAGCcatatctccatagccctctaaattctCACACTCTAGTAGATATGCAGCTTGCCTTTGAAGCCTCCTATGGAATCCACCTTTACCACAGACCCAAGCAACGCATTCCAAATCCTGACCACTCTGAATAAGGAAAGTTTCTCCTCCTCTCAatcttaactctctctttctaATATTGAAATTGTGCCCTTAAGTTACTGAAttccaactagtggaaatagaatatctttctttaccctgtcaaaattgttcataattttgaacatctctataaagttacctcttaatcttctctgctcatAGGAAAATATGCCCACTTCCTCTAATCTGTCTTTCTATCAAAAAAATCCCTCATTTATGGTATCATTCCAATGAATCTCCCTTGCACTTTCTCCAGGACGACTTCATTCTTAAATAAAAATGTCCAGAACTAAATATAGTCCTTCAAATGTGTTCTAACCAATGTTTGTAGAGATGTAGTTTAACTTTCTTGCTTCTATACTCTATATGTCTCTGTTCATAAACCCCAGATCCACTAAATTGCCTCAACAACTGTTTTAACTTGCAtagccaccttcagagaattatgcacgcgaaccccaaggtccctctgctcctgtactctctGCAGAGTTATATTATTGAGactgtattgtctctccatgttccttttaccaaaatgtattacctcacatttttatgAATTGAAATTCACCTGCCAGGTGCCTGCCCATTTGGTCAACTTGTCAATGTCGCTTTGAAATTGCTCAGTGTCATCCTCAGAATTCACTATTATCTGTAGTTTAATGTCAACTTCAaattgagatttttgccttcaaCACTTATCTCAATCATTTCTATAAATCAGAAAATGCAagtgtcccaacactgatccctagcGAACATCAGTTTCAACTCAACTTGAATCTGAGAAATGCCCACCTGTACCCACCCTCTGTCTTTCCTGTATTTTAAAccacttctaatccatgctgtgAAGGACCCATCAATCTCAAAAATTTCCAATTTGctaaccaatctgccatgtggcactatcaaatgctttctgaaagtctaaatatacAACTTCCGTAGCATTACCttcatccactgcctgtgtcacctcaTCGAAAAGcgcaattaaatttgtcagacgtGACCTGTCCttgacaaagctatgttgactgtcCAGTATCAACTTCAAGAAAAGTAAGTGTATACATACCTTTTTACTCCCTGGCCTCTATCAATTTTCTCACGATTGATATCAAGCTGaaaggtctgtagtttcctgggttatcctttgcCTTTTTTAACAATTGAGCCATATTTGCAGTCCTCCAAGACTAATCTTCTGTCTGGGaaggcctggaaaatttctggCAACAGCTCTGCAATTTGCTTCCTTACCTCTCTCAACAACCTAGGATAATCCCACCCAGGCATGGTGACTTCTTTACGTAGAGTGTTGGCAGCATTTTTCAGCACCATTTTTTTATTACTGCTCAATTGCTCAACATCCACATTTTCAACTCGGACATTCTCACCATTTTGTGATTTACTACAGGCAGAAGCAAAGTACTAACTCATTTAGTACCTCTGCCATACCTTTTGCTTCAGTGAGTTGCTTACCCTGCTTGTTCCTTATGGGCCTCATTCTACCCTTCACTAATATTACTATTAATATGTTTGAGGAACATTTTACAATTTGCTTTATCATGGCCTGCTATCCTTTCCTCATGCTTTCTTAGTCTTCCATTAATCAGCTTTTAGCCTCTGTCCTGCATTTGAGATACTCTTCCTGATTTCTACTGCTCTTATTATTATGGAATACATCATATgtctccttttttttttaaacctccctTTATCTTCTCATCAATATCCTTTAGTTAACCAGGCTACTCTAGCTTTGGATACCCATATTTATTTCTCATAGTTAACTTGCACCCCACACATCTCTTTTGAAATTCTCCCAATTTTTCATCCAGTTTTATCCAACAAAATGcatttccaatcaacctgctccAGTTCAACTTAAAATAAATGGCAGAAAGAAAAATGCCACCTTTTTTCCCAACAATATCCTTTTACAGACACTTACCCCTAGTGAATCCTTTAATTTTAAAGAATCTTTCATTCCTTAATTTCCTGTTCTATCTGTTAATTTCTTACTTAACTAATGAGGTTGCAAGTATTTCTTTTTGGCAGCTAACTACTTCTTCATCACTTATGATTTTTCTCTGTTACTGTCCCTCTGAGATACATAATTGCTGGCTACTTCACTGACTCTTCCTGactgaatttaaagaaaaatgttaaaCTGCTGAAAGAGTTTTAAGACTTATTCCCAACTGTTCTTCTGAACTAAAATCTGATTGTGAAGCGTGGTCTTCCTGTATTTGTCTCAACCATGATCTGGTGTAATTGCAGAGTAGGTTTAAAGGACTGAATTGGGCAAGCACTTAAAGGTGACTTTAGATGAGTTACCCTTGCAGAGTGCTGACATCTAAATAACATGCCAAATTGCCTCCCCTACGCTTTCTAACTATTCTATGATACTCTTGACAACTCAACAAATTGATAGTGATAAGCTGAGCTAGAGACATCTGATCTCTGTCAAAGAATTGTCATAAATTGTAGAAACAAATAATTGCAGATGCatgaaaagtgaaataaaaacctaaaatgtgctggagggaattccacagtctggcagcatctttggagaaagaaataTTAACGTTTTGATTCCAGTACGACACTTCTTTGGAGCACCTTAATCTTGGAGATGAAATTAGCCTTGGGTTAGTGATGGGCACCCTGGTTGTTGAACACCATGCAGTAATCTCCAGAGGATATACACATGTGGGTCTCAGATGAAGACTGAGATGCTCCTTTGGGGTTTTTAAGAAAAAAGATATCTGCTATCAAGATTCAGTTGCAAACAATTCAACTTGAGTACGGTTGTAGGAAATGTGCTCCACTGAAAATCCAGTATCTTCAGGAAGAATCTGAGAAAAGTGGAAATGAGATTTGCAATCAGTTTATGTGCCACTATTGGAATACCGcaagttctggtctcccagctttaagaaggatgttgtgcaaATTGtaaggttcagaaaaaaatttacaaggatcttgccagggttagaggtttgagctatagagagaggcttgatgggctgggactattttctctaGAGTgttggagtttgaggggtgaccttttatagaacttttttaaaatcatgaggtgcagataggatgaataaccaaggtctttacCCAGGGTAGTGGAATCCAACCctggagagcataggtttaaggtgggaggagaaaaatttaaaagggaactaagaggcagggggtggtgcgtgtatgaattgagctgccagagggaatggtgaaggctggtacaataacaatttaaaaggcatttagatcggtatatgaataggaaaggcttagaggaatgtaggccaaatgctggcaaatagagaatgtaggtggatcggccatgctaaattgcccgtagtgttcaggggtgtgtgggttatagggggaggggtctgggcctgggtgggatgcttcaaggggcagtgtggacttattgggctgaagggcctgtttccatgctgtagggaataCAATCtcttttgctttaaaaaaaagactagatttatttaggatatccactcagcatggacgagttggactgaggggtctgtttccatgctgcataccTCTATAACTCACTGACTATAACCTGAGTCGCCAATATTAGTAGGTATTCTGGTCTTCTACTGAAAACAAATCAGTGCAAATCTCCTGCATCTGTTGCAGAAAAATCAAGGCTAATTCGTGATTTAATGCATGGGAAGCAGAGCATTGAGCCTGAACCTTGCATCTTGGTGAATATCCTTCTTCCTCCGTGGATATATATTGATTAAACTCAATGTATACAAGTAATAGAAGTAGCAACGGAGTGCTATAGATTGCATTAAAATGGGATGTAAATGTTCGCAACAGTGCAAACTATTATTTGAATTAAATTCTATTAACATTACTCCATTCACTAATTATAGTTAGTGCAGATATATTTGGTATTATCTACATACCAAATATCATGACTGTATAATATAAGAGTGGAGGTTCTGTATTTTGGTCATTCGTAAACCAGGCTAGGTCCATGATACAGAACTGCCATGTATTGAAATAGTTAAGAGTCTTTCATGCAGTCCTGTCAGAGGAGCAGCAAATGAGGTTTCTGACTGGAACCATGCAAAGTAAAAAGCAACCCTTCTTGTTattgaatatatatttgaaatgtTCTTTCCTTCTCATAGCTGATACTTACCAGCCCACCAACTACAGGAAACCCCAATACTACAAAGATTCTGCACAAGCTGCACGGTTCATCAGGCCAACTGCAAAAGGTATGTTGTAACAAACTCTTGGAGTGCTAGTTTTGGCTTTGTTACAATAGGGCTTTTCTTTGGTGTTAAGACCACTTTTGACATCCTTGGGCTGCAACCAAAGCATGGATTCCCTATGTTCACTTTATCAATGACCAataaatcacatttcacagagCGTCCTTAGTGTTAACAGTTAGGGGAGGCATGCCATAGCCTGGTCTCACTCCTTAATTTCTAGAATTGATGGGGAAATGAGTTAGTGCTCAAATTCCTTGCAGCATTCAATCCTCAGTACTCCAGTAGAATGAACAGAAGATGAATGGGCAATCTATTGCACATTAAATTGTTGTGTCACTCGGGTAGCTACAGGccatgtttaaaaataattcttctATAAATTTGGTAAGAACCTTCATAAAGTCtacatttagattttttttagaaaaaacttAAACAGCTGCTGAGGAAATAGAAATGTTCTGTAATGTTAAAGGACACGGTATACTGTTAGAATAGGCTTGTGGGTGGAAGGATTGTACATCATGTTATTTTTGGAGATATACTGATTAATTTGAAGATTGTCAACTCTTCTGTAGACTATAGAATCAGACTATCAGTGGACAAAGGGAAGTTGAGGTGGATACCCCTTACAGAACAAAATATTAACTTTTAAATATAAGACAGGGATGACATTTTAAATACTAACTTAATTGTTACTGAACTCAACATAAGCTTCAAGGATTTTTGGTTGCACCTGCCATTGGTTCCAGTGCGTGTAGGGAAGTCTGCACTCTTAGTCAGAGAGGCCCAAAGATGTCTGTCTGTTATGGAAGGTAAAAGGGAAACACCCCTGAGCTTGAAGCAATTGGACATTTTGTAGGAATGGAGCTGGGGAAGCATTAATTTGTACTCGCCCAATAACTAACAGATATCGCTGACCAGAAAGATACAACTAGTAGTATTTTAACCGGAGGGTCACCACCTATTGGGTGAGGGGAAAGGATGATAAGGGCAAACTTCATGCTGACCTCGACTAAtacaggaactgaacccatgctgatGGCATTGTTTTGCATTGCAAGCCAGCCAACAGCCAAATCCCCAAGCAGGTGTGGAAGCTCCAGTGGAAACGTTTGTCCGTAGGCTGGTTTTCTCTGCCACTCCCACCATTCTACTCCCCCACCTAATACTTGCTAAAGCAAGAAAATTACATGTCACAAAAAGGAGGGTTGAATGCAAGATGGTATTGGCAATAATATAGTTTAGATGAAAGATCAATTAGTagacaggaagcagagacaggGATAAGTGGGGTATTTTTAGTTGACAGGTATAACAAGTGGAGTGCTGAGATCTTGACTTCTCAAAACCTAAGAGTAATTGATTCTATAGATTCTGGGTTAGTCATAGTGGATTTGGAGCCAGCAAATGTAATATTACTGCTCAAAAAAAGGAGAGCAAATcggagaattacagaccagttgtACTAACCCTCTCTCATTGGGAGGATGTTTGGATTTTGTTTAGGAGTTCCTAAAGAACAATGAAATTGCAGGGCTGGTGAACTCAATTGACTGTAGCCACATAGCATGGATCAGATTATTACCACCAGCATGGGGTTGAATCCCTATTACAGCTGATGTGGACTCTGGCCTGCCTTCAATCCCATGTTCATAATTTAAAGTGAATTGGCACTTGGCCATGTCTTGGAAAATAATCACTGAGGATCTGTCTTCAGGCAGAGGACTGAAGTAGAGTATCACACTCGGAAGGTCATACTGGGATTACGCTTTTACAGAAgaaaaatcatgtctgacaatttttagaattttttttcagagtggaaatagaccatttggcccctcgagcacGTAGCAGATAAGGCAGGCAAAGGAGAGGCAGTAAATGCAGCCTATGTAGATTTCCAAAAGTCATTTGCTAAGATGCCACATGAAAGCTCACAATAAGACAAAGGCTCATGGAGTTGAGAGTGAAATATTATCATGGTTCGAGGATTGGTTAGTAGTCAGAAAATCCAGGATTGGGGATAAATGGGGTATTTTAAAGTTGACAAGTTACAACTAGCAGCTGCACAGGAAAGCTCTCAAGTTTCAGGCACTTAAAACTATGTTCATGACCCGGACTCAAATGGAGTGTATTGTGCTTAAGTTTCCTGGTTTTACAAGGATAGCTGTGTGGAGAACAGAGGCTGAAAAGTGAAGCAGTCGCGCTAGATGTGTGGACAGCAGAATGGAAATTGAGTATAatatgagaaagtgtgaggttgttCAATTTGGTTGTTAAGGTAGAAAGCAgtatttatttttataaatggtgtgaaacttggaaatgttgaTGGTTGGAGAGATCAGGATGTACAAGAATCTCAAAGTTGACCTGCAAGTACAGCAAGCAATAAAAAGGCTAATGAAAAGTTGCCTTTAATTTCAAATAGATTGGAGCACATAATCAAACGTTCTTTGTTATTCTCCAGGGCTTCAGAGACtaaaatgagaaatttcttgatacatatttttcacatttttggaATTCACTAACCCAGAGAGTTGAATATATTTAAGCCTGATTTTTTAATCTCTTAGGGAATTGGGGAATTAAGAGATGAGGGGACAGATGGGGAGAACCTGAATTTGAGAGATCAGCATAACAGTGttaagtggcagagcaggcttggtgGATCCTTGAGGTCTACTCCACTACTAGCTCTTATGTTCTTAGGTGTGGTCAGTGATGTGCACATTAAAACTGGGCTTCCTCAAGAGACCATAGTTAGAGTAGTTCAGATATCTGGGAAGATTGTGGGACCAGTTGGAGATAAGAAGTGGGGAGGGTTGAGGCCAAGGAAGGTTTGGGAAATATatgataagaattttaaaatcagtatATCATTTGACCAGAAGCTAATGTCAGCAAACACAAATAATGTGTAGATTCAAAAGAGGCCTGACAGAGTAGACACTGAAAAATTGATTCCCATAGTTGGGGAATCTAGCTCAGCTGGCACAACCTCCAAGGTAAGGATTGATCACTTAGATCAGAACTATGGAGAAATTTATTTTGAGAGacttgtgaatatttggaattctctattccaGAGGGAGGTGGATGCtcatcattgaatattttgatgGCTAGAATGGACAGATTATTGATCTTTTGTGGAATTGAGAAATATGGGGAGTGGAAAAAGAAAGgtatcatcagccatgatcatattaaatggtagagAATGCTTAGatttcatagattccctacagtgtgaaaacagaccctttggcccgacaagtccacactgaacttcgGACATTCCGTctagacccatccctctataatctACCTAATCTACATATTCCTGGACGTCCCTTGAGGGACTATGTGATCTACTTTTGCTCTAATTTCTTATATTCTTAAGTTTTTCTGGTGGACTGTGTGGTTTGCTTTTAAAAGAGATGCCACGATTCGGCAGATAGGCACcttgtttgttcttttttcttctgCCAGTGTTTTAGATTCTCCCTGTATCAACAAATATAAATGCCAAGGAACTTCACAGGAATAATATCAAACAAATTTTACTTTGAGTCATGTGAAATAATATTAAGGTGGGTGCTTTGTATTTTAATAAGCATCTTAAAAAGATGGCCATGATGGACAGAGGTTTAAGGCTTGTGAGGGCGAATGTTTCGGAGCTAAGGGATGAGCCTGCAGGAGACATAATTGCCAATGGTGGAATGATGGAAATTGCAAATGGATATTTTAATACAGCAAGTATGATGGATCACACCAAATCAAAACCCCTTAGTATTATTGAGTGGGCTTGAGTAGAATTAGTTCTGACTGGGCAAATAATATAGCTGAAAGCAATGTACATGAGAtcttcagtgtggtttctgatccACTTAAAACCCCTGCAATCTGCTATTCCAGGGTGAAAAAACAATGATTATGTCTATTTTATCTTTGTTAGAAtccaagtcctcctcctggaaaGTTATATTTCCAGCATTGGGATTGGTTGTGGTCTTGAGCGTGTGTGTATTTTATCTTTGGGTATTTGAGAAGCCTGATCACCGAAAGCTGAAAGAGGAACTCTTCCTGGCCAAGTGGCAAGAGATGAAGACCAAATTCCCGAATCAGCAGGATGAATTGTGGAAACGAAGCAGTATTCTGTTGAAGAAACATATGGGTGAGGCCGTGCCCACTCAACCCATTATTCTCATGTTTACTGCTGCTCGGGATGCAAAGAAAACCATGCAATGCCTCACTCACAGGATAGCTGAAGTTTACTCTTCTGTTTTCAATTCAAGTGCATTGGAAATTGATGGATCTGCGCAGAACTTAAAGGATAGTAATACGGTGAAGCTGGAGCTGGACAACCAACTGACTGCTGAGTTCACGGGAGGGAGGAAGGCTGCTGTAATACATCACTTTCAGGATCTCCCACCCTCTTCTACCTTTCTGTTCTACAAGTACTGCGATCATGAAAATGCTGCATTCAAGGATGTCTCTCTTCTGATCACTGTCTTATTGGATGAGCCAATGTTGAAGCCGGACTTGCCCCTCAAAGACCTGGAGGAAATGGTCCATGATTTTGTCAAGAAGAAATTCTGTTCCGATAAacagcatatggataatgataaaCTGAGCGGGCTGTGGAGCCGCATTTCCCATCTGGTGCTACCAATCAGTCCAGAGAGAGAAATTGAAACTGGAGATTGTCCTCCTTGAAATTATTTGAACGACAGAGTTTACAATTGCAAATGAAACATGATTATGCTTTACATGTCAAAGACCAGCTGTTTCTTTTTGATGGCTTGTCAAATCACGAACTGTGGAATATATTTTTAAGTATCTGATTTCAGAGTATTGTTCTGAACCTGGATTTGATGCTTTCTGGGCAATGAGGAAAATgcaaaatttttttaaacaattctaTCTTTTTTGTAAATTTTGGTATTAAaagtttgttaaaaaaaaaaatttttttccTCCACTGCGATACATTGTGCTTTGCTTATCTGCCTGATCCTCTGTCACCTAAGGAGCCAGTGTCTCTGCAGTGCGTTACTTAAGGATCTCCACTTTCTATTGCTGGGAACTCCCATATCAAGCCTAAGAGTAACTATATAGATGGTAGGACTGGCCGTTTGGTTGGTCACTGTTGTTTTCCAATCAGCTGGCAGAGGAACACTATCGGTTAAAGCTAAGAGTGCATCAATCTGCTTATTCTCTTGACTGCAGTGATCACAAGCTTCAGATTGTAagtagagtgtggaaacagagtTGGAACTTGGGCACTGGAAACAATATATACAAGTGCCCCCAAAATATTTGGACATTATTGGTGATTTCCATTCAGTAAGGAGCCACATTTCATATTTTAATATTATGAA
Protein-coding regions in this window:
- the LOC125456296 gene encoding torsin-1A-interacting protein 2-like isoform X8 gives rise to the protein MSVRFTRSTRGRFKDSRESSREKSYAGIKVTSRSPIKNQRKRSVDSDYGMKSESPEPPKKSPKATDSQHASSSELPESQRKSPKGRFSARRQPQENQDDHSVPVKGDLELQPNTKPVVMDYSSETNQVSPDGNQSEDTDGLSVSPQNPADEDMDSESEVEVERLQESTRVSTLQTFSGPFPSTGNMQRVPDRQTPVYSHQAQADRHQTTSQIKYQTYSDVQYGAPSPRWRPAADLPATSHRENQNYSDVRCGAKSTRLTPVADTYQPTNYRKPQYYKDSAQAARFIRPTAKESKSSSWKVIFPALGLVVVLSVCVFYLWVFEKPDHRKLKEELFLAKWQEMKTKFPNQQDELWKRSSILLKKHMGEAVPTQPIILMFTAARDAKKTMQCLTHRIAEVYSSVFNSSALEIDGSAQNLKDSNTVKLELDNQLTAEFTGGRKAAVIHHFQDLPPSSTFLFYKYCDHENAAFKDVSLLITVLLDEPMLKPDLPLKDLEEMVHDFVKKKFCSDKQHMDNDKLSGLWSRISHLVLPISPEREIETGDCPP